Proteins from a genomic interval of Drosophila melanogaster chromosome 2R:
- the CG45088 gene encoding uncharacterized protein yields the protein MSRSSSLFFNSAAKLETKKLN from the coding sequence ATGTCGCGTTCAagtagtttgttttttaattcgGCTGCCAAGTTAGAGActaaaaaacttaattga
- the fand gene encoding fandango, producing MVTKTIKSLNLEINFEVEDVPYEEEILRNAYSVKHWLRYIDHKAKAPNNGVNMVYERALKELPGSYKIWHNYLRTRRKQVRGKIPTDPMYEEVNSAFERALVFMHKMPRIWMDYGAFMTSQCKITRTRHVFDRALRALPITQHGRIWPLYLQFVRRFEMPETALRVYRRYLKLFPEDTEEYVDYLQEADRLDEAAQQLAHIVDNEHFVSKHGKSNHQLWNELCDLISKNPHKVHSLNVDAIIRGGLRRYTDQLGHLWNSLADYYVRSGLFDRARDIYEEAIQTVTTVRDFTQVFDEYAQFEELSLNRRMEQVAANEAATEEDDIDVELRLSRFEYLMERRLLLLNSVLLRQNPHNVHEWHKRVTLYEDKPAEIISTYTEAVQTVQPKQAVGKLHTLWVEFAKFYEANGQVEDARVVFERGTEVEYVKVEDLAAVWCEWAEMELRQQQFEAALKLMQRATAMPKRKIAYYDDTETVQARLHRSLKVWSMYADLEESFGTFKTCKAVYERIIDLKICTPQIIINYGMFLEEHNYFEEAYRAYEKGISLFKWPNVYDIWNSYLTKFLERYGGTKLERARDLFEQCLDQCPPEHAKYFYLLYAKLEEEHGLARHAMSVYDRATSAVKEDEMFDMYNIFIKKAAEIYGLPRTREIYEKAIESLPEQNMRHMCVKFAELETKLGEVDRARAIYAHCSQVCDPRITADFWQTWKEFEVRHGNEDTMREMLRIKRSVQATYNTQVNMMAAQFLSTNNGAAADAGAGAGPDAMRLLEEKARQAAAESKQKPIEKAASNIMFVRGETQGGAKDKKDTVVNPDEIDIGDSDEDDEEEDDDEENEMTNENQASAAVTKTDEEGLVMKKLRFEQKAIPAKVFGSLKPSNQGDSDGE from the exons ATGGTGACAAAAACGATAAAATCTCTGAATTTAGAGATCAATTTC GAAGTGGAGGATGTGCCGTATGAGGAGGAAATCCTTCGAAACGCCTACTCCGTAAAACATTGGCTGCGCTACATTGATCACAAAGCGAAGGCGCCGAATAATGGTGTTAACATGGTCTATGAGCGTGCTCTGAAAGAGCTTCCTGGCAGCTATAAGATCTGGCACAATTACCTGAGAACTCGCAGGAAGCAGGTGCGCGGCAAGATACCCACGGATCCCATGTACGAGGAGGTCAACAGTGCCTTCGAACGTGCACTGGTGTTTATGCACAAAATGCCACGTATCTGGATGGACTACGGTGCCTTCATGACCTCGCAATGCAAGATTACCCGCACCCGGCACGTTTTCGATCGGGCTCTAAGGGCTCTGCCCATCACGCAGCACGGCAGGATTTGGCCACTGTATTTGCAGTTTGTACGCCGCTTTGAAATGCCGGAAACAGCACTGCGAGTCTACCGTCGATATCTGAAACTCTTTCCCGAGGACACAGAGGAATATGTGGACTACCTACAGGAAGCAGATCGGCTGGACGAAGCTGCCCAGCAGCTGGCGCACATCGTCGACAACGAGCACTTCGTTTCCAAACACGGCAAGTCCAATCATCAGCTGTGGAACGAATTGTGCGACCTCATCTCGAAGAATCCACACAAGGTGCACTCCTTGAACGTGGACGCCATCATTCGCGGTGGGCTGCGTCGCTACACCGATCAGCTGGGCCACCTGTGGAACTCTCTGGCGGATTACTATGTGCGTTCCGGCTTATTTGATCGGGCAAGAGATATATACGAGGAAGCCATTCAAACTGTGACCACCGTAAGAGACTTCACCCAAGTCTTTGATGAATACGCACAGTTCGAGGAACTCTCGCTGAACAGACGTATGGAGCAGGTAGCTGCCAATGAGGCGGCCACCGAGGAGGACGACATTGACGTTGAACTGCGGCTCTCACGCTTCGAATACCTCATGGAGCGCCGTTTGCTGCTGTTGAATAGTGTGCTTCTGCGCCAGAATCCGCACAACGTGCACGAGTGGCACAAGCGGGTGACACTGTACGAGGACAAGCCCGCCGAGATCATCAGTACGTACACCGAGGCCGTGCAAACAGTGCAGCCGAAGCAGGCGGTCGGCAAACTACACACTCTCTGGGTGGAGTTCGCCAAGTTCTACGAGGCCAACGGACAGGTGGAGGATGCTCGTGTGGTCTTCGAACGCGGCACTGAGGTTGAGTATGTTAAAGTAGAGGATCTGGCGGCGGTGTGGTGCGAATGGGCAGAGATGGAGTTACGGCAACAGCAGTTCGAGGCGGCACTCAAGCTGATGCAAAGGGCGACGGCCATGCCAAAGCGAAAGATTGCCTATTATGATGATACGGAAACGGTGCAGGCGCGCCTTCATCGCTCGCTAAAAGTGTGGTCCATGTACGCGGATTTGGAGGAGTCATTCGGCACATTCAAGACGTGCAAAGCCGTCTACGAGCGGATTATTGATCTGAAAATCTGTACGCCACAGATCATTATCAATTACGGAATGTTCCTCGAGGAGCACAACTACTTTGAGGAAGCCTACCGAGCCTATGAGAAGGGCATCTCTCTGTTCAAGTGGCCCAATGTCTACGACATTTGGAACTCTTATCTAACCAAATTTTTGGAGCGCTATGGCGGCACAAAACTGGAGCGAGCCAGAGATCTCTTCGAACAGTGCCTGGATCAGTGTCCTCCCGAGCATGCTAAGTACTTTTATTTACTGTATGCTAAGTTGGAAGAGGAGCACGGTCTCGCCCGGCATGCCATGTCGGTCTATGATCGTGCCACGTCTGCTGTCAAAGAAGATGAGATGTTCGACATGTACAACATATTTATAAAGAAGGCAGCCGAGATCTATGGCCTGCCACGTACCCGCGAGATCTATGAGAAGGCCATCGAATCGCTGCCCGAGCAGAATATGCGCCACATGTGCGTTAAGTTTGCTGAGTTGGAAACGAAGTTGGGCGAAGTGGATCGAGCTAGAGCCATCTATGCTCATTGCTCACAG GTTTGTGATCCCCGCATCACTGCAGACTTTTGGCAAACTTGGAAGGAGTTCGAAGTGCGTCACGGCAACGAAGACACAATGCGCGAAATGCTGCGCATCAAGCGCTCTGTGCAGGCCACTTACAATACGCAGGTGAACATGATGGCCGCCCAATTCCTGAGCACAAACAACGGAGCGGCTGCGGAtgctggagcaggagctggacCGGATGCCATGCGATTGCTGGAGGAGAAAGCTCGCCAGGCGGCAGCCGAGTCCAAACAGAAGCCCATCGAGAAGGCGGCCTCGAATATTATGTTTGTGCGCGGTGAGACTCAGGGTGGTGCTAAGGATAAAAAGGATACGGTCGTCAATCCTGATGAGATCGACATTGGAGACAGCGACGAggacgatgaggaggaggacgacgatgaGGAGAACGAGATGACGAACGAGAATCAGGCCAGTGCAGCGGTCACGAAAACCGACGAGGAAGGCCTGGTCATGAAGAAACTGCGCTTCGAACAAAAGGCCATTCCAGCCAAGGTCTTCGGCAGCCTCAAGCCCTCAAATCAAGGCGACTCTGATGGAGAGTAA
- the S-Lap5 gene encoding Sperm-Leucylaminopeptidase 5 — protein sequence MASTRMISAFTRNPRLYQQVTAPWKSYNLFGTPLFNHRLQPADSQIWRGLADKCDNKTVIKGVVVGVYSKEGDGKEVKMTSSGEKFDDRTQGKVSELLRETGIKGELGKGKVFMNVDAEFRAVAVVGLGQEGAGFNDLENIDEGMENARVAAGVGARALQLQGCTEVFVDSMEYPEQAAEGSALAIWRYNSNKRKQDRTQVPKLDLYDSPDVDAWTRGLFKAESQNLARRLSDSPANQMTPTIFAQSAVDALCPCGVSVEVRSMDWIEMNHLNSFLMIAKGSCEPPVVLEVSYCGTAPEDRPILLLGKGLTYNSGGLCLRPKDCLHMYRGCMAGAAVCVAAVRAAAALSLPVNITAVLPLCENMPSGMAVKPGDVVTLLNGKTMGIVDVSKAGTVVLADPLLFAQTTYKPRLVVDLATVGYGVCAGLGESAAGLFTNSNFIAKQFEKAGGLTGDRLWRLPLWRYFKQLVTPNLTFDISNRGIGPASSCIAAAVLHELVPCADWAHIDIRNVGMLTRHNPLPYLLKDRMTGRPTRTIVQFLYQMACPESK from the coding sequence ATGGCATCCACACGCATGATCAGTGCTTTTACGCGCAATCCAAGATTATATCAACAGGTCACGGCACCCTGGAAATCGTACAATCTGTTTGGAACACCACTTTTTAACCACAGACTTCAGCCAGCGGATTCTCAAATCTGGAGGGGATTAGCAGACAAGTGTGACAACAAGACTGTTATCAAGGGCGTGGTGGTGGGCGTCTACTCCAAGGAGGGCGACGGTAAGGAGGTCAAGATGACGTCCAGCGGCGAGAAGTTCGACGACCGAACTCAGGGCAAGGTCTCGGAGCTGTTGCGCGAAACTGGAATCAAGGGGGAACTGGGCAAGGGTAAGGTCTTCATGAACGTGGATGCCGAATTCCGGGCAGTGGCTGTGGTGGGTTTGGGCCAAGAAGGTGCCGGCTTCAATGACCTGGAGAATATCGACGAGGGTATGGAGAATGCCCGCGTTGCCGCTGGCGTCGGAGCTCGGGCATTGCAACTGCAGGGTTGCACGGAAGTCTTTGTGGACTCCATGGAATATCCGGAGCAGGCGGCGGAGGGCAGTGCTCTGGCCATCTGGCGTTACAATAGCAACAAGCGCAAGCAGGATCGCACTCAGGTACCCAAACTGGATCTGTACGACTCACCGGATGTGGATGCCTGGACGAGGGGTCTCTTCAAGGCGGAATCTCAGAACTTGGCTCGAAGATTGAGCGATTCGCCGGCTAATCAGATGACCCCCACCATATTCGCCCAATCGGCGGTGGATGCCCTGTGTCCGTGCGGCGTTTCCGTGGAGGTGCGATCCATGGATTGGATAGAAATGAATCATCTCAATTCGTTTCTAATGATAGCCAAAGGCAGCTGCGAGCCACCGGTGGTCCTGGAGGTCAGCTACTGCGGCACAGCACCCGAGGATCGGCCCATTCTGCTGTTGGGCAAGGGTTTGACCTACAACAGTGGCGGATTGTGCCTGCGGCCAAAGGATTGCCTGCATATGTACCGCGGCTGCATGGCGGGAGCAGCCGTTTGTGTGGCCGCCGTTCGAGCTGCGGCAGCCCTTTCCCTGCCTGTAAACATCACGGCCGTACTGCCGCTCTGCGAGAATATGCCATCGGGAATGGCTGTAAAGCCGGGTGATGTGGTCACCCTGCTCAATGGCAAGACGATGGGTATTGTGGATGTGAGCAAAGCTGGAACGGTGGTATTGGCTGATCCCCTGCTCTTTGCCCAGACGACGTACAAGCCTCGTCTGGTGGTGGACTTGGCCACCGTTGGCTATGGCGTCTGTGCTGGCCTTGGAGAATCGGCTGCCGGATTGTTTACCAATTCCAATTTCATAGCCAAGCAGTTCGAGAAGGCTGGCGGCCTGACTGGAGATCGTTTATGGAGGCTGCCCTTGTGGCGCTACTTCAAGCAGCTGGTAACCCCGAATCTCACCTTCGACATCAGCAATAGGGGCATTGGTCCCGCCTCCAGTTGCATTGCTGCCGCCGTGCTGCACGAACTGGTTCCATGCGCGGATTGGGCCCACATTGATATCCGGAATGTGGGCATGCTGACACGCCACAATCCGCTGCCGTATCTGCTCAAGGATCGGATGACCGGCCGACCCACCCGCACCATCGTACAGTTCCTGTATCAGATGGCCTGTCCGGAAAGCAAGTAG
- the CG43058 gene encoding uncharacterized protein, producing MSSQMQCHCRACRHNVPNEIIDLCSPQKQPVKRLRSDLGDSDEPYMCPICMENVRRRQPAATPCGHVFCYDCIQKAIGDYKKCPMCNKKIMYKQLTRIFL from the coding sequence ATGTCCTCGCAAATGCAGTGTCACTGTCGAGCATGCCGCCACAATGTTCCCAACGAGATCATCGACCTGTGCAGTCCACAGAAGCAGCCAGTGAAGCGACTACGCAGTGATCTCGGAGATTCGGATGAACCCTACATGTGTCCAATTTGCATGGAGAATGTGCGACGACGCCAACCAGCTGCCACGCCATGTGGCCACGTCTTTTGCTACGACTGCATTCAGAAGGCCATCGGAGATTATAAAAAGTGTCCGATGTGTAACAAAAAAATCATGTATAAGCAATTAACTcgaatatttctttaa
- the CG34236 gene encoding uncharacterized protein, isoform C, which translates to MPLKFHRLLLPLLLFASQLLAEIPQCFHFTWLGAYSNHSNIHTETCESRVGDFNEIPCAEPLVVTPEDTVPDVKALWQNNTEDRDNYLCQMSPGRSCVKYSYIFKGGIQNITYMCANVNSTNGCYRQTHPSGMVVEACVCTSRVGLIPCNGCSKSQCAVLGWALCLYGLYQWLNKYRIV; encoded by the exons ATGCCACTGAAATTTCATAgattgctgctgccgctgctcctgTTCGCTTCTCAACTGCTGGCTGAAA TTCCGCAGTGCTTTCACTTCACCTGGCTTGGTGCCTACTCGAATCACTCGAACATTCACACGGAAACCTGTGAGTCCAGAGTTGGTGACTTTAATGAAATACCCTGCGCAGAACCATTGGTTGTGACAC CCGAAGATACAGTGCCGGATGTAAAGGCTCTGTGGCAGAATAATACCGAGGATCGCGACAACTATCTGTGCCAAATGTCGCCGGGTCGTTCATGTGTGAAATACTCGTACATATTCAAAGGCGGAA TACAAAACATCACGTACATGTGCGCCAATGTAAACAGCACCAACGGATGCTATCGACAGACCCACCCAAGTGGTATGGTTGTGGAGGCATGTGTCTGCACCTCCCGGGTGGGCTTGATACCCTGTAATGGCTGCTCGAAGTCGCAGTGTGCTGTGCTGGGCTGGGCACTTTGTTTGTACGGCCTTTATCAATGGCTAAATAAATATCGCATAGTTTGA
- the CG12464 gene encoding uncharacterized protein → MKYSPTMRAPLRIPLLWRPTFWRLKIAYGYSKDVNTLKRLGASPRNVRDHPEGCTPQTLNTTAFTTPDFIHPSTYRIVDKKEQLGPKAGKKQTYKNPEYYSYYRYSYYELKTIVDTIKKKQSSKK, encoded by the coding sequence atgaaATACAGCCCCACCATGCGTGCTCCTTTAAGAATTCCGCTTTTATGGCGCCCAACGTTTTGGCGCTTGAAGATCGCTTATGGTTACTCAAAGGATGTCAATACCCTCAAGCGTTTGGGCGCCAGTCCGCGAAATGTACGCGATCACCCCGAAGGATGTACGCCCCAAACTTTGAACACAACTGCCTTCACTACTCCCGATTTCATACACCCATCCACCTATCGGATTGTGGATAAAAAGGAGCAACTTGGACCCAAGGCAGGAAAAAAGCAAACGTACAAGAATCCCGAGTACTACAGCTATTATCGCTACTCGTACTACGAGCTGAAGACAATCGTGGATACCATTAAAAAGAAGCAATCATCTAAGAAGTAA